The sequence CGGTGAACCTATCACCTCCTACCGTCTCTTCTGGGGACGCAAGGGCAGCCCACGGGGGCCCTGGGAACAGTCACCAACCTGGTGGCCAGCACCCTCGGGCCGTGTCTTAGAAGCAGGGACAAAGCAGGCCTGTCAGAGCCTGTTCAGCACTTTCTTGAGGAGAGACACATCGGGAACGCCCCACGATAAACTCCACAGCCTTGGAGAGACAAGGTGGTCCTGCTTTCAGTCCAGTTAGCCTACGAGGGCTGTGGGGGGGACCACCCCTCTGGGGTTGACCGGTGTCCCCCATCCCTTCTCCGCCCTGGAGGTGGCGGTCTGGGACATTTCACTGAGGAGGGCCCCGAGGCCGGTCCAGAGTCAAAGCCACGAGCTCAGGCCTGACTGGAATTGTCAGCcccagacagagggagaggatgGTGGGCGGGCCGTGGACTTGTCAGCTCTGCAGCCTATGCCCCTCCAGGGGCCAGGCAAGGCCAGGCGGCCTCCGAGTTACGCGTGAGGACCGAGACCGGCCTGCTACCCGGAAGGCTTGCTCTCCCTCAGCCGCACACTCAGGATGTTCGGGAATGGCTGCTCCTCCTCCCCGCGGAGCTGCCTTCagagctctggcctctgctctccctcccagtccCCCGCCCCCTTCTTCCTCCCGGCCCCTCTGCCTTTGGGGCAGGGCTGTCTCCTGGATGGGCCTCACCTGACCCTGAGGACCTCCACTCTGTGCCCAGGTGGAGGTTTCCGAACGTTCTGATTGTCTGATAACTTCCTCTCACCAATGACTTTCCTGCGTTGTTGTACTAACGAATCCTCTGACTCTTCTTCATAATAACTCCATTCCAGAAAACAGTGAGGAGGGGGTGGTGATagattaaagcaaaaacaaaaccctcGATTCTGTTTGCATTGGTGCCTAACATTTTATTTGGCACGTCTCCCTTGCATGAGCCCGAACCGCCTCAGAAATCTCAACTCCCCCGTCCCCCCAAATGACCAGCTGACCAGGGCCTTCACACCGCGTAGCCCTGCGCCAGGACCCACTCCGCCCAGATGCCCCTGCCTaggctgtgtgtgtctgtgtgtacagatgtgtgtgtgtgtgtgtgtgtgtgtgtgtgtgtgtgtgtgtgtgttcccagaGCCCACCCCAGCTTCCAGCTGTAGACAGCCCAAACCACTCCACTCACCCCCAGGggatgcccccccgccccccagttccctctccccttccccatgcaTCCCACTGCTGCCAACCGTGAGTTAGAAGGAAGGAGCCTGGACCAGCAGAGACTCACAGAAAGGGTGTTTCAGCCTGACCTTGACTGCAATACAAGCACAAGCCCCCTTTGTCTTCTCTTTCCCTGGCTCCATCCACAGGTGCTATTTGTAGAGGATTTAGAAGACTGACAGTTCTGCTTATAaaactccacccccagccccggctGGTTGCAACAGACAAAGAGGGTTCTCTTGGTGCCTGGGAGGGGGGAGTAGGTGTGGGTCCTGGCACTTGGGAAGCGGGGTGGGGGTAGGTGTGGAGGGGGCactgcaccaccccagcagctcctctCAGCATCTGGCTGCCTGGCCCATCCTACTGCCCAGTGGAATGTCTTTCGAGGGCACCCCAATGGCTGGCACCCCCAATGGCTGGCTCCCCCCAGTGGCTGGCAGTCCATGCTCCCTGGTGAGCCTCTGGCAGGCCCTGCGGTCAGCGACATAACTCAGGGACAGGTTAGCGGCCAGGAGCTGCACCGTCCGGAGGTGCACGGTTTAGTGTGTGTAAGAAGAAACCATTCATGGTCGATACACACACGCCCCCTGTACGGCTGAGCCAGTACACGGACAAGGAAGTGGTTATCATTTACTCGGATGTTCCGGAAGGCTGACAGCCTGACTTCTGTCCAGAGGCCGGACTGTTGGGCCAAGGATGAGAGCAGGAACCAAGCGCAGGATGACCAGTCCCTTCCCCAGCTTGGCCTGGGGGCTCAGGTCCCGCCCAGTCCTTATCTCTGAACTTGTAGTTGAGTCATTGAGAAAGAATTCACTCGGCCAAAGGCACCGAGTGAGCCAGGCccccagtcccccagtccccagcAGCGGAAAGAAACCTGTAGGAAACCCCTGTGTTAAGGGAGCGCTGGAGTGATTGAGCACTCGGGGGCAGGGACACTCAGGAAGGGACATCTCTTCCCTGTGATGGGGAGCACGGGGCTGGTTCCTGAGCAGGGGTGGCAGAGGGATGGTGGGATTTGAGTTTAAATTCCACAACTTGGTACATTACTTCAACTCCCTCATCCTggttttcctcctctgtaaaaacAAAAGGGTAATGCCCACACCACAGGTGATGGCGAGGGCTAAATGAGGTAACAATTGTGAAGCCACCTAGCATCAAGCCTGGCCCCAAACAGGTGCACGATGAATGCTGGagttccatccatccatccatccatccatccatccatccatccatccatccatcccctcaTTCCAGGAAAAAGGTCCAAATCCCAGAGACTTGGCAGCACACACATCACAAAACACTTCAGCAGGAACTAGTTTTCAAAAGCAGCATTGGGAACCAGGCCCTCTCATCACAGAACTTCTCATTATTGTCTAAACCTGTCTGCTcctcgcctctcccagctctCTCAATCCTCCACTTCAAATGGGGCCATCTGAAAACACCGAGATCTGGATTCTCTTGTCTCTTCTTCCCTGGGCACCGTTTCCTTCTGGACACCTTCTCTTGTCCTCAGAGCAATTCTCTCTTCCCTAAAGCCAACTTCAATGGCTAGGCATCATACTGTCAAACTTAAACCCCTTTGAATGTCTACATGCATTCTGAAGACACGGGAACTGTTATCGGAGAAAAGCATAGGTGGTCTCTCTCCATTGCTAATGGAAGTGGGGCTCTTGGGGTACCGttggaataagcatttccagaggccccACAGGAGGATGGGATAGAGCAGAAGCTTTATTTCCGTGGGATTGCACCCCTGGGTTCCCAAAGTTCCAATTCCCTGAGTCCAGTCATGGAAGTGTAGGAAAAGACGGGGTTTCAGTAGAGCTCGaagcagagccagtgtccagagtttcctttccatgttggagctgggTCCCGTTCAGCATTAGGCTGGGTGTAGTCCATTAGtccactgagtgtgtgtgtgtgtgggggtgtcacATGGCCGTGGACCATGTGGGCGAAGGCCAGGAAGTCAAGTGTGAGCCATGAACCCAGCATGCCAAGAGGAACCAAGAAAGCGAACTCCTTTGTtcaggggattaaatatcccagATTTCGTGTCCTTGCAGTGGCaacgcccattctggccaatgacctttgTTCTCAAGTGTGATTGACAACAATACCTTccctgtcaccccaactttactgggcttGTGTCCATTCTCCTCCCTGCCCAATCCCTTACCCAAGGGATCTGCAGGGCAATAGCCCTGTGGCTCCCTGGGAATGTAAAGCTCTAGCTTCCGGGTGAAGCGCTCAAAAGACATGTctataatatctggccttccctttgcttcttttctatttccaataactaggttaattataACAGCATCAGAATGAGCAACATTAAAATGTCAACAGTTGAGTACCTCTGGGTAGTGGGACTTCTTTTCAACTTAGCTGTATTTCTTAATTTCTGCAATATacatatatgacttttaaaaatattttttttattgatttcagagaggaagggagagggagagagagatagaaacatcaatgatgagagagaatcattgatcagccttgcaaactcagagacctaaaataaccacaaaggatggtctgaaattaaaactcttTAAACTAAAGAGTTTATGGTGGTTAGATGTCCTAgtctggtatcttccctgacaaaggtctaTCTttgccttaactgagcctattgtctttttgcatctgtgataacacatcgttggaatgtcaaagtaattttttttttttctggatcccctcaaagcacaggcaccactctgcagagaccacaaatcccctcattgttattgagttaattgttttgttttgtttaaaaattttttaaaattgatttcagagatgtagggagagagagagatagaaatatccatgatgagagagaatcatctatcggctgcctcctgcacgccccacactggggattgagcctgcaaccctgggaaTGTGCACTGatggggaatccaaccgtgacctcctggttcataggttgatgctcaatcactgagccacaccgaccgggcTTCAGTTAAttgctgactgttaactatcctgcacccatttaagtaaaaaaagtatgtgtctatcatttactttttacccaatcccagaggtttccccactttgctttctcccacctccctaacctATCAATAGTAGATTTCATGTCACCCACTacgtctcctcttttgattgtaatgtagaaaacaaggtgcaaaactgccattctccagagcattacctcaatccattgagattctgcttcccagcaattgtcgacagtttggctcaaataaactcacaaaaattcttcacaggtttgaatgtttctttcgTTGCCTGGTAACACATGCTGCAACGCCCCCTCCCATCCTGTGTGAAATATAGTGAAGGCCTATAAGACTGTGAGACCTCGGAAACCTGGCCAAAGAGAAACTGCTTCCAGATGTGAGCCTGGAGTGTAAAAGGCTAGTGTGCGATCTCCCCAGCTTGTACacggcccccccccctcccctatctGCCCTGTTTTTGATGTTTTCCGTACTCTATAAAACCTTGCGTCGGGAAAGTCTGGGTGGTGATAAAACAGTAGCACCGGCCAGCATCCCCCCGGCAGCGGGTGTGGCAGTACCCCTCATGGGTCAGCCGCCACCAGGGCACGTTAATTCCTAATAAACCCATGTCTTTCACAAGTAGTCCTCTGGATTATTTCTTTGGGATCCACAAACAACATGCTGAGGTTTTCTGGGACCTTAGCACTTTGCATGCCAATTGATATATTGGGGCAGATGGATTCCAGAGAAATCCCCGTAGCGTTGATGGTTGCGGAAGCGGGATGGGAGGCACTGTGTAGGTGGTGTGGGGAACCCCACTTTGGGAAAGGAGCCCCATGTGGTTTGAGGTGGCAACCCTGGGAACCACGTGTGAGTGTTCCAGGGACATCTGGACAATGCAAGCAGGGCTTCTTCCAGTCCTAGGATCAGTGGCATGGAAGCGCTGCTggcaaaatggaaggaaaaattaaaaatgagtctTTTGcgccgaagccagtttggctcagtggatagagcgtcgggctgcagactcaagggtcccaggttcgattccggtcaggggcatgtgtcttggttgcgggcacatccccagtgtggggtgtgcaggaggcagctggtcgatgtttctctctcatcgatgtttctagctctctatccctctcccttcctctctgtaaaaaatcaataaaatgtatattttaaaaaaataaaaatgagtcctTTGAGCACCTTCTGGAGGCTCAGAGGCCgctgtggggctgggggcagtggggcaTTGGTGCTGCCCCCAGTCCTGGGCAGGCTGCAGTAGCAGCATGTGAGGGGGAAAAGCCTGGCACTTTTACATTCTAATTTTTATCTTAGAATTTTACATCTTACAGAAAAGCAAAGttctttgtcaattttattataattaaatatacaACCATGTCATTTTAAGTTTGTCATTCATAGGTAGTCACTGTTTTACTCTGATGCATTTGCAAAGAGATTTCATCTTAGAGATCCATGGAAAGAACTGTGACttattctaaaataaagttttctgAGAACAAGTTTTCAGATCATGACTTCAAACTGGATTTATAGAAATATGACAGAtctgaattaaaaaatgtaatcataTGGGCCTGAATAAACTGAGAATAATTATTGTGTTTATGACTTTGATCAAAATATTACtaattttcccccccattgattttagggagagtgggcaagagagggagagacagagagaaatatcgatgtgagagaacacatcgattggttgcctcctgcacgagccctgaccaggacctggatcgggggaggaacctgcaaccaaggtatatgcccttggtcagaatcaaacctgggacccttcggtctgcaagccgatgctctatccactgagccaaactgctaggAATAAatgttactaatttttttaaaaaaaatgtttttaaaaaacacttgttTTTTCCTTAGAGCAGTGTGGTACATTATACCTTTGTAAGCAATACcaacacatttatatttttctccctacctgctccctttagaatttagaaacttttaatgaatattatttcattttcttgacatGTGGTTGTTTGCATGAATTCAATGAGAATCTGTTCTCTTTACAACAGGGCACAATTGAAAactgattttattaaccaaaacttTAAATGGAATATCATGTTTGAGAGAGACATGCATAGATTCTGAATGTCACCAGAAAActttaaggaataaaaatggaCTTTGACTGAGTCCAAATCTTGACTCTTGTAAATGAAAAACTCACAAACACATTCAACAATATGATGAgtaccagaaaaaaagaaaagaaaaaaagaatgagggagatgaaaaaaaatatcgGGGtcatacataataataaaaggagacttgacttggaacggtaaacacacaatacagtctACAGAtaatttattatagaattgtgcacctaaaCCTTTGTATGCTCTTTTGAGGAAAAGACAACAGTGGGGTTGGCCGAAGAAGCACCAGCGGGTTGTGAGGAGGCAAAAGGAGCAGTTAAAAGGTACAGGTGCTTGGTATCTATGACCCAGCCCTACCTGGGGGACTGGGTGTACATGTAACCAGGAGGGGATGTCGTGGGGCCTCTGGCAGCGACAGGGGAGGCTGCGCATTACAATAGGGTTTGGTCCCAGGTATGGAAAGGGCCTGGAGAAAGGTACAGCCCAATAAAGAAACAGCTCCATGCCACCTACCATGCCCCGCAAGCAACAGAGCCTATAACTGGAGGCTCTGCTGTAAGGGTGCAGATCACGGGGTGGCTGCAGGACGTGTCTCACACCCTGCAATCTGGTGCAGCACAGACACAAACTGCAATAAGATGGAGTGTTTACCTGCAGCAGAAACGAGTTCATTCAACATCCCCTCTTAGCCAGGAACTGCAGACACGGTTGGGGCCAGTCACCTTCGTGTCAGGAGATGCTGAAAGGCACTCAAGGAAGAACTCATTGGCCCTTCGCCAGTGAAAGCAGGTACTGGTCCAGTGCCACACCGATGGCCACGCAAAGGACAGCCCCCTACATGGCATACTCGGGACTGGACTATCAGCAACAGACCCCTGTGGGGACAAACCACGTGGGTGGGCATATGGACGGTTGTACAGAGTACAGAGGTGACCCTATATCATGTCACAGGACATCAAGCGTTACAATGTCCAGGGGATGATGAAGCAGATATGTTTACTCGCATTTGACGGCTAGAAGACCCCCAGCAGAAGACCCGGCTACATGGCTGCACAGGAGAATGAAACATACAGGGCAGACCCCGCTGTGAGCAACAGCCAACACCTTGGGCCTTCCATTAAAAATGACTGACATCATCACAGCTTGTCAACAGCGTTCTGTATGTGCGGAGGAGCATCCGTGTCCCTCGCTGACAACGACAGGACATCATATATAAAACTGGGCTGAAAGCCACATTGAATGGTGACTGCACCTCCCTTATAATCCTGCGGGATGAGGCGGACTGCCAGCCCAGCTCGGAAACTGGACGGATGGCAGGAAGGCCTTCCTCGGCGCCGGGAGGAGGCTGGCcgagctgggaggagggatgcAGCGGGGCCTCGCCAGTGAGTCCCACTCCTTCCCAGAATCCTGCTGAGGTTTGGGGCGCGTTGAAGCCGCGTTCCcgagcccccacctcccacccccacccgcgcTGCGGGTCCAGGAATTCCTGCAGTGCGCTGGGGCGCGCATCACCGCTGGGGCGCGCATCACCGCTGGGGCCCGCCGCGCGCCAGCATCCAGCAGCTGCTCCCGAGCACCAGCAGGGGGCGACAGGCCGCCTTCCCGAGCTCCGCCGCCGCCGGGGGGCGCCTCCCCTCCCGGCGCCGCCAGCAGCTCCCGTCAGCCAACCGCCAGCAGGGACTCTTCGGCCGCGTAGGCTCGGCTTCAAGTGGCGATCTGCCCTGAGAAGCTGTCCGCCCAGGGCCCGGCGCGGGGAAGGGGTCCCAGGGAGGTCGCCTGagggcctgggtcccacctggcGCCCGCTCACCTGGCAGAGCCGGGCGTCGCGGAGTACCAACGGGCATGGCCAGAGAGCCCCCGGATGCCGGTGCTGAGTGAAGGTCCTGCACATCCGCGAGCCCGCTTTGTCCTTGTCACCACAAGGGGTGGGCCTGGGCGCCCCAAGCTCCCACGCCCGCGGGTCTGGCCCTGGACCCCGGCACTATGCGAGGATTGCACCCTGAGGACCCCCAAGTCTGAACCAGCGCCTGGCTCCGCGGTGCCCGGCGGAGCTCGGCAGGCGGACGCGCTGGGCGTGCTGCGGAAGGATGGAGGGTTCCTGAGAACTTCCACCAATAAGGAGCGACTGTGCCACCCACTGTGCTTCACAGTTCGTCCACACAacagcccctgctcctccccctccccttcctcttcccactctcctccccctcctctcatcCTATCCGATCCCTATCACAAGGCAATGACTTAGTGCTCCTCCCATTTCTGACCGTCCTGTGGCCACACCGGGAGGTACTGGGGGGCAGGGACCCCCTTTGCACTTGTCAGTCCCAAGAAAGGTGAGCACCTGTGAAAGGGGTCAAGGATCCCTTTataaccctaaccggtttggctcagtggatagagcggtggcctgcggactgaaaggtcccaggttcgattccggtcaagggcatgtaccttggttgtgggcacatccccagtagggggcgtgcaggaggcagctgatcgatgtttctctctcatcaatgtttctaactctctctccctctcccttcctctctgtaaaaaatcaataaaatatatattttttaaaaagaatcccgTTATAACTGAAAACAGGTTTCCCTTTTAGCAAACCAAGGGCAAGGCATTAATTATGCAACAGCAGGGCCCTCGAGCCTGGTGGAGCAGGACGAAGGCGGGATGCACATGGGGGAGGGAGTCCTGCACCGCCACCTCAGGGTCACTTGTCAGGATGTTTCTGATCTGTGTTCTGTATGTTTCTGTGCTCTTATTACCGACACATTGAGAGGCACCTCTAAAACACCCATCATTTTGAAGTAGTGATGAGCGTATATTTCAAGATACCGGGACAACTATCACTAATGTGACAAAGTCGCAGCACTGTTGATGAGGTGAGCAAGGTCACATTAAtaatcaaaggaaaaacaaaatttccAGTAGAAGGCAATGGAAATAAGGAGGTAATTTTTTCCTCACCCAAGTTCACGGGCTCTCTGAATTTCCCCCACAGACTCTCACGTTAAGAACCACAAGTGGCTCTCAACCAGAATTTAAAATTgaagcacagaaaaataaatatgtccgCTGCACCTCACACAGAAAGACGGGGATCGGTTGGGAAATCTCTGCCTTGGTCTGTGGTTCTGGGCCCAGACTTTGCAGCCAGACCACCTCCAGCCAGAACCTCTTTTTCTGCCCGGCGCTGCTGTGTGGCCTAGGCCACGCCACTGTGCTCTCTGTGCCTTCGTTTTCTCCTTTGTAGATGGTGATGATGGAAGCCCTGTCCTCCGAGGGCCGCTGTGGGCGGGGAGCTCAGGAGGGATGGGCACTGGGCACGACTATTGTTTGGCTGCTGCGTTTTGATAGCTGTGCGCTCTGTGTCACAGCACAGAATGTGTTTCTTCCTGTGCGTCACGGTCCAAAACGTCTGGAAGCCTTGTCCCTGGAGGATTCTGGGACTCGGACCTTGGCAAGAGATCACGTGGGAGTCCAGGCTtgtgaagggagaggggaagaatgTGCAAGGCCTGGGGTCTGCTTTACTTCCCCGTTGCCGCTATCATCACTCACCAGGCTTCAAGGAGCAGGGTCCTTGGCTAGCTCTGGCTCCCGCCTTTGCCCATGTCGATCCCTCCGCCCGGAATGACCTCTTCCCCTTGCCTCCAACGGGCCAGTTCTCACTCGGCCTCTAGGACGTAGCTCTTCCAGGAAGGCTTCCCTGGAGCACATCCCGACCGCCCCACTCTGGGAAGGTGCCCAGGTACGATGCCCTGCATGTATCCCCTTCAACGCAGATGCCACAGCCAACTGCCACCATCTGCGTCAGTGACTGACTCTACCCCCAGGAGGTGCCTTTCCGCTGAACATCTGGTCTCTTCTTTACACCCCTGCTTCCCAGGAGAGCCTGGCATGGGTGAGGTCTTGGCAAATATGtgctgagtgagtgaatgaatgagtggcttTCCTGAGGCCACGTACACTCAGAGAAGTGAACTGAGCCTGGGCCCGCTGGCTGGGCTTGGAATGGCGAGCAGGGCTGGGAGGCATCGTCAGAGCCCAGAATCCTCACAAATTGTGGAATCAGCCCAGAGTCGGTCCTGCCTCCTCAGGGGAATCGCCTCCTGTCTCATCCTGCAGCTCCGTTCACTGAGCTCTAACCCGGAGCCCAGATTCCCCACAAGCTCAGAGGGCTTTGGCTGTACACCAGACCCAAGGACCGCACCTGGACACACTGTTCCTGCAGCAGGAGCTTTATTTGGGGGATTCTGATTCAGCACCCCGACTTGGCTATCCCAGGGCTGCCACCAGTCCAACGGCCTCAACAGGGTGACCCATGCCCCCATCCCTGGGGACCCGGGAGTACTCATTTTTTGTGACATTATTTagttgctctttaaaaaaaaatgtttattaattaatttgagagagagagagagagctttgttgttctgcttatttatgcattcattggctgattcttgtacgtgccctgaccggggccaagCCGCGACCTTGCTGTATCATTTTTTACTTGGCGTTTCATTATTCTGGGTTGTGCTTGGTGGTGCAGAGCTCGGCTCTGCTAGAGGATAATCCCATTTAAAACCGATGCCTGTGATGCCAAGGAGCTGGGTCTGGCCGAAGAGTCCTGTGAGCACCTTGCCGGGCTCGCCCGGGTAGGCGGTGAAGCTGTAGCCACTTTCCTTCCCGAATGCGGCCCAGCGCCCCATGTTGGTATATACAACCAGGTAGCGGAGGTAGACCCTGTATGAGCCGACCAGCCCTATAATGTACTCATCTGGCCACAGGAGGAATTCCTCGGCATGCCCACCTGAGACGCCATATGTTTCGCTCCAGTTGGATCCATATCTCAGCTGGATACTGGAAGAAAGGGAGAGCTTTGAACACTCTGGATTCAGGCTGACTCATCACCCCCAGGTCCTCTatccctcacccacccctccccgcagccaccaGCAAGGAGAACAGCCCCGTCACTGCGACAGAGGTCCCTGAGCACATGGCTTGGGGACCCTGAGACAGACATGCTGCTCTGCTGCCTTCGGGCTCTGTGGTCTGGGCTTGTTGCCCAGCCTTCCGGGCCTGAGCGTCTGCATCTGCAGCGTGGGGGTGAGTGTTGGGAGAGGCACTGAGATCATCCGCAAGGAGAGCTCTGCTAAATGCCAGGTCACCATGACCCTCAGGCGGCGCCAGCTGTCAACCTTGCTCAGAGCTGGGAGCTGTTCCCCAGCCAAGCTTGGGTTTTCTGAGCCCAAATCACTCCAAATAGATCAGGTTGCAGGCCTGAGAAGTGAGTGACTTCTCACACCCACCTGGGGGAATCCCACTAGCTTTGCTCATCTGAATTTATCTGTGTCCTTCTTCACACCTTGATGCCTACCCAGGAGCCTCCTCCTCCACTGCTCCTGGCCCCATACTCTGTCCCCTTTGCTACCAGCTGCTCTCCTCCATTCTCTCTCCCAGGTCCCCGGGACCTCTTAAGTGTAGAGCAAAGATTTCCCCCAGGCTTCAAGCAAGGACACACCCTAACATTAGGGGAATGGGCCTGGGCTTTCTGCCTCTACGGGATCTGGCGAATTGTGTTCATGCAGTGGTCCACTCTGAccctcacttccttcctctttgaccCTAACCTCCCCTCCTGATTTTCCCATCAGGCATTCTCAGACTGAAAGGCTGTTTTTGGTTGAGTTGAGTTTGGGTTGAAAGGAGCAAGTAGGGAGAAGCATTATTTATCCCTTTTTTAGACCAACCCAAGAAGCAGTGTCTGCACTTGCAGGCGGAGACAGAAAGGAGCGGGACTGGTGTGCAGGAGAGGAGGTGGCTGAGGAAAAGGGACAAACCGAAAGGTGATGGCTGGCGGCTGCATGACTCCAAGACTGGCCTCAAGGAGTCATCAGGAGCCCAGCGAAGATGTGGGAGAAGAGGCGCcaagcccccctccccaagtTCCCAAGACTGTGGCATGCATTGGGACAGAGATAGGACTTTGTGCCCTGCCCCTACTCACCTCCTAATTATGCCTATTGGACTTAGAGACACCCGGATCCCAGATATATCATTTGTATTGTCTGGAGAGGAACTGAAATACGTGCCTCTTCCATTCCCATACATCTCTAGATGGACGAAAGAaccaggtgagggagagagagaaaatgacacaGTAACGTATCGGTTATCTTTTTGCAGAACTGGATGAAGCCCCTCCGGGCAGATGGGCCGGTCCTGAGACTAGAGTTAGTCCAGGGCtgagcccagacccaggggcgtgggctggagggaggcagaCCCAGCCAGACTTACGATCTGCCCAGCAGGTGGTGCTCCACAGGATGGTGAGGGTCAGCCACAGCAGCATGGTTTCTGGCTCCTGAGTCCCAAGGCTCCTGGAAAGAAGGGACAGGCCACCAGACGCTCAGAGAAGGGCCCTGCCTGACCCTGTTGGCCCCATCCATGGGAGGGGAGCACCGCCTTACCTGGCCAGGAAAGTCTTGTCACCCAATCCTGGCACTGGGGAGTCTCGCACCTGGGCAC is a genomic window of Eptesicus fuscus isolate TK198812 chromosome 4, DD_ASM_mEF_20220401, whole genome shotgun sequence containing:
- the ZG16B gene encoding zymogen granule protein 16 homolog B, whose product is MGAHKAWGIKGPVEGAQVRDSPVPGLGDKTFLARSLGTQEPETMLLWLTLTILWSTTCWADQMYGNGRGTYFSSSPDNTNDISGIRVSLSPIGIIRSIQLRYGSNWSETYGVSGGHAEEFLLWPDEYIIGLVGSYRVYLRYLVVYTNMGRWAAFGKESGYSFTAYPGEPGKVLTGLFGQTQLLGITGIGFKWDYPLAEPSSAPPSTTQNNETPSKK